From the Diadema setosum chromosome 6, eeDiaSeto1, whole genome shotgun sequence genome, the window ACCCAGGAAGAAGTTTGATCACATTTGCGAACACACTAAATCATTCCTTaccaaaaagaaacacacaagcATTCATGGTATAAAAACACATTCAGTATCGCCAACTAAAATCGCCACATTAGGTTCACACACATTGCTCATTTAAATGGACGATATTACagtaaatacatgtagctgCACATATGAAATCACCATTGCACTGAGCAAAGTTAAAAACATATTTAAAAAGTGCACGCCATTAACATCACGCCACATCTACAATGACAATGTCCTACATTTTCTGGGTtgtaaagggtgtgtacagttctggttgaggtgaggatttagcttttaacgttttgcgagatattcagaaaccactctatgagatgtcagagagcatgcaattctatggggtatcaaaagtttatgtcATGgaaatcggctttgaaatggctgagctatccgaaaacaaggtgtaacaaagagatcctaataaaaggcgtggcctgtcgccttttattattatcacttttttggatatctcggccatttgaaaaccaattttcattaaataaacattgaatcattcttaaaattacatgctctttcatatttcatgagaggtttctcattatctcacttaggaatgttcaaaacatgaatccccacctcaaccagtactgtacactcCCTTTAACTATGAGAATAACAATGCCACCCCATCATTCAAGTGAGCTTTTTAATATGTAGTGGATGTAATAATGATCAAACACTAGTTGAGATTTTGTCACATCCTTTCATGTAACCTAGTAAAAATATACCCTACCTGAAGTCAATTTCTCACCTAGCACACACTTCATAACATATGATGCCATTTGCTTCTCTCATCTCTccatctcaaaaaaaaagaagaatgcagACTTTTACACAAACATAACAGTAATTGTGTAATGTGCATaattagttttaaaaaaaaaaatctctttattGTAAATGCAACTTGTAGAAGTTGGATAGCATTGTAACACAAATTACTATTTAAGAGTTaaggaagtgaaacatataCCCCATTTAGAGTCCCCCTGTCTAGGAGGACCTCAAGAGGACATGCTAGATGAAAACTAGccattttttttacacaaactCAGTAGGTTTAGAGTTTAGAGTTTAGAGTCCCCCTGTTGTCTAGAGTGAGGTCCGTATACATTTCTGTGGAAACCAGTGAaagggtattttttttccaccacAAACATTCATCatgattcataacttttgaacagagtATCTGATTTTCTTCGCACtccactgatgtattctactacattgctgcattcatgcCATCTACAGAGACATCTGGACTTCAAAGCTCACATTTATATATGTATCACATTGCAAATGCTATTTTAGTCCCGTCCAAAAACTCTGGGTATATTTGGGACTGGTTTATGTCCGTGCAAGGAATGTACCCTGTGTttggttaatgtgtgtgtgtgtgtgtgtgtgtgtgtgtgtgtgtgtgtgtgtgtgtgtgtgtgtgtgcatgttttctTGCTAggttttctctttatttttattatctctGGTAACAacatttacatacaaaatatagtTCTGTACCTGACATTTAAAAGTGAACATACCTTATGaaatggtatacaatgtactgatGTATTCAATGAAATCTCGAAAACTGACAGCTGCAGTTAACCCGTTCCGTACAGGAACCCAGTGACCTGCATGCTGAGagtatgggcatttcagaattcagtatggaacgggttaattcaCGAACAAATTTTACTATGTCAACAAtaaaacaatgcattttttaTCAAACAGTATTAAAAGAGATAAAAACATCTGACTTTATGGATTGCGAGGTATTGCACAGACTTGGTATGGCATGGGGATTCGGGTGGCCCCCACTTTCCCCACGGTGCTAGGGCGTGGAGCGCCCTCTGGTAGTCGGAACTCGAATCGGTGGAGGAGGTGGGTGAAGAAGAAGTAGAGTTCCATCTTAGCCAGCTGCTCACCCAAGCACTTCCTCCGACCTGTGATGaccaaacagagagagaaaaaaatgtaaacacagGAAAACTGGTTTATAACGAGGACCTAAAAAGCATGATGATTGCCTTGTTATATCCAAGGAGCTTTTCCCCAGTAAGTACAAGAGTGCAGAGTATGCATACGCCCTGTACTATTGCTTTGTGAGCGCACGGGGAGCACTGGAAGACGGCGGTAGGCTCACCCCTCATGCTAACACCCTAGCAAACGAGCAACCAAGAAGCAGCCAAATCTGGAAGTGCGTACTTGCGAAAAGTTCATAAGTTGAAATACGTGCTGTATAGATGTTACTTCACTACGCAAAAAATCTGCCATTACTAAGTGGGTAATAGCAGCCCCCATGAAATCTCAGACACCATTATATAGTTCGCCCTCTAGTGGTggaaaggagaaaaatctctttggtcaTATCAGATTTTTCATGGTCtccggaagaaaaaaaaaacaacaatgaagaaatgtTGAGGGTTGTGACCTGCAAAATCTCcttgttaaaggggaaatccagtccaaatataagtttgtctgatatgaagaaaagagtaaaatatcaatattcaacggtaaaattttgatcaaaatcgggtaaaaagtaagaaagttatgacattttgaagatttgctaatttttcaggaaacagttctcgAACGGTGACATTATAGGAATATGCAATTtgtggcaaagtgagcatggtCATATCCTCATAACTTGCCATACAGTTCataccatatatatatgaaatttggaaatttcagatttttaattaaaacgcaattatgcccgaggctcaaaaaAACATCTAGAAAGAAACAACTTACTGGTACTAATGCAGAATGGAAAGAGTTCATCACTTTGGAAAACAGCACCATCATTGTATCATTAGGAGTTTGATTCTGAGAAATTGCATTTGAATATCACATCTTCCCTACGGAACAACACTGCCAATAGCCATCCCAGGCAATCTTAAACCATTGGGTACTATTGGGGATAAAAGAGAAACAACCTACCAATGCAGAATGGAATGAATTCATCCCTTTGGATCACAGCGGTCCTATCCTCATTCAGAAATCTCTCAGGGACAAACTCCTCAGGGTTCTTCCATGTCTTCGGGTCGTAATGCACGGCCCATAAATTCGGTAGCACCAGAGTGCCCGCAGGGATGTCAAAGTCGAAGAGCTTTGTGTCGCAGGTGGAGGCGTGAGGGACCGCTAGTGGTACAATGGTGGCCATGCGCTGGACCTCCATCAGGACCGCCTCGGTGTAAGGGATGTCCTTTCGTTGCTCCAGGGTGGGCATCCTGTCCGGCCCAATGGCTCTGTCCAGCTCCTCGTGGACTTTGCGCTGGACGTCCGGATGCAGGACCAGGTAGAGGATGGCCCACATCAGGGTGGTTGCTGTGGTGTCCGTTCCCGCCACGAAGAGATCCCCAAGCGTCTGCCGCAGATCGTCCTCGCTGAAAGGGACCCCGCCCGTAGAGGGACCGATGCTGCCATCGCTTCCATCATGTGGTGGATTTCCATTGCACGCTTTTTCCCCCTGCACCCGCTTGAGCTCCTCCATATACATCTGCACGAAGCAGGGCTCCTCCGACTCTGGTCTGTTGAGGGCATCTTTGATCATGGCGCTGTCAAATTCCTGCCACTTGCGGTGGTTGTTCGCCAGCTTCCTCCAAACTGGAAGCGGCAAGTACTGAAGGACAGGGATAAAGCCTGTCACACCGGTCGTCTCCGAGATCTCCAGACCTTCGTGGATGATGTCAAGGAACTGCTTGAAGTAGATATCGTCATGCTTGAAACGTTGGCCGAAGACAATCCACGAGATGATGTTCGAGACAGACACATTGAGGTCATGAAATGGAACAAAAGGTTCTGACTTTCTACTGGTAAACAGGTCTGACAAAGTCTCAATTTCAGAGACAATGTTCTCAATGAGGCGGGACTTGCCCATCCCGAGTGAGCGCAGAGCTGCCAAACCAAACCGCCTCCTTTCCCGTTGATTCTCTCCGACATGGGCTGAAATAATGCCTGCATATGAAGCaatgaaaaaattattaaaattaAAATTAGATGAATACTGGTATGAAAGTCACAAATAATACAAATATCTGAGGTCTTTACAGACCTGCCTTCAACACAGATTGCTCTCGACAATACAGCTATATTAAATAACCAAATTCTAATCGCACTATGGCCATGCAACCTGGCTTGAAAGGCAGGACGTGTTCCCTCCTCCATTTTCTTTtaaggagtggggggggggggggaactcccccccaaaaaaaaaaaaaaaaaaaaaaaaaatcttaaagcTTGATATTCttatatttctattttgttgGCATTATCTAAAGATTTTGCAGGATCTTAGCTGTGAACTTTCTTATTGAAGGTAAGctttaagaatttttttttcccgcttGAAAATTTTCAAAACATCCACCAAAGTATGCTCCTCATTGTTGAGATTCAATTTAATTCTAAAAATTGCAAGAGCTCCCTCGTGTCCAAGGGATACCCCTCCCATAGACCTCCCTTTGAAGGGGTACATATTACTAGACCTCTATTACTAGTCAAATGGAACGAGAGCTTGCCATTTATTTCACCAATGATGCATTGTTATTGCAACTATAAagcattttctctctctctctctcttgtaagATGAACTAGTTTACACGTTACTTTGAAGGACTGGATGGGGATCGGGAGAAAGGGAAGATATGGGGTGAGAAAACCTGACGACAGGTAAAGAAAACGTGTAAACAAACTAGGACCTAACACTGACTGTCTACACATTAAATACCTCGTCCTTTGGTAATGTATTCCATCATTCCTAGCTTCGGTCTGTCGGCAAAATCGTCTCCGGATCGGGAAAACGCCTCTCTC encodes:
- the LOC140229668 gene encoding cytochrome P450 2U1-like: MVSEVIGNLLIVDSTTFLISFAVFLVCIYVSRQLFRTRYEAQSAMKLPPSGPRTWPVIGCMPSLIGDEPQKLFAKMSEKFGPVFYTRIGVVPTLILNDFSSMREAFSRSGDDFADRPKLGMMEYITKGRGIISAHVGENQRERRRFGLAALRSLGMGKSRLIENIVSEIETLSDLFTSRKSEPFVPFHDLNVSVSNIISWIVFGQRFKHDDIYFKQFLDIIHEGLEISETTGVTGFIPVLQYLPLPVWRKLANNHRKWQEFDSAMIKDALNRPESEEPCFVQMYMEELKRVQGEKACNGNPPHDGSDGSIGPSTGGVPFSEDDLRQTLGDLFVAGTDTTATTLMWAILYLVLHPDVQRKVHEELDRAIGPDRMPTLEQRKDIPYTEAVLMEVQRMATIVPLAVPHASTCDTKLFDFDIPAGTLVLPNLWAVHYDPKTWKNPEEFVPERFLNEDRTAVIQRDEFIPFCIGRRKCLGEQLAKMELYFFFTHLLHRFEFRLPEGAPRPSTVGKVGATRIPMPYQVCAIPRNP